One window of the Arvicanthis niloticus isolate mArvNil1 chromosome 23, mArvNil1.pat.X, whole genome shotgun sequence genome contains the following:
- the Erg28 gene encoding ergosterol biosynthetic protein 28 homolog isoform X1, with amino-acid sequence MGTWLHMAPPIFHPSTQEEEAGGSLQSALSLRGVMSRFLNVLRSWLVMVSIIAMGNTLQSFRDHTFLYEKLYTGKPNLVNGLQARTFGIWTLLSSVIRCLCAIDIHNKTLYHITLWTFLLALGHFLSELFIFGTAAPTVGVLAPLMVASFSILGMLVGLRYLEAEPVSRQKKRN; translated from the exons ATGGGAACTTGGCTGCACATGGCACCACCcatctttcatcccagcactcaggaggaagaggcaggaggatctct GCAGAGTGCCCTCTCTTTGAGGGGAGTCATGAGCCGCTTCCTGAATGTGCTACGAAGCTGGCTGGTTATGGTGTCCATCATAGCGATGGGGAACACGCTCCAGAGCTTCCGAGACCACACTTTTCTCTACGAAAAGCTCTACACTGGCAAGCCAAACCTTG TGAATGGCCTCCAAGCCCGGACCTTTGGGATCTGGACGCTGCTGTCATCAGTGATTCGCTGCCTCTGTGCCATTGACATCCACAACAAAAC GCTCTATCACATCACGCTGTGGACATTCCTCCTCGCCTTGGGACACTTCCTCTCAGAACTGTTCATATTTGGAACAGCAGCTCCCACAGTTGGTGTGCTGGCACCCCTGATGGTAGCAA GTTTCTCAATCCTGGGCATGCTAGTTGGACTCCGGTACCTAGAGGCAGAACCAGTCTccagacagaagaaaaggaattgA
- the Erg28 gene encoding ergosterol biosynthetic protein 28 homolog isoform X2 yields MSRFLNVLRSWLVMVSIIAMGNTLQSFRDHTFLYEKLYTGKPNLVNGLQARTFGIWTLLSSVIRCLCAIDIHNKTLYHITLWTFLLALGHFLSELFIFGTAAPTVGVLAPLMVASFSILGMLVGLRYLEAEPVSRQKKRN; encoded by the exons ATGAGCCGCTTCCTGAATGTGCTACGAAGCTGGCTGGTTATGGTGTCCATCATAGCGATGGGGAACACGCTCCAGAGCTTCCGAGACCACACTTTTCTCTACGAAAAGCTCTACACTGGCAAGCCAAACCTTG TGAATGGCCTCCAAGCCCGGACCTTTGGGATCTGGACGCTGCTGTCATCAGTGATTCGCTGCCTCTGTGCCATTGACATCCACAACAAAAC GCTCTATCACATCACGCTGTGGACATTCCTCCTCGCCTTGGGACACTTCCTCTCAGAACTGTTCATATTTGGAACAGCAGCTCCCACAGTTGGTGTGCTGGCACCCCTGATGGTAGCAA GTTTCTCAATCCTGGGCATGCTAGTTGGACTCCGGTACCTAGAGGCAGAACCAGTCTccagacagaagaaaaggaattgA